Proteins from a genomic interval of Bacilli bacterium:
- a CDS encoding TIGR01440 family protein: protein MAQDAHSLADGMEAIVRELAAAANLRSGQCVVFGVSTSEVGGARIGTAGSEEIAAALYAGIERVRAEIGFYALFQCCEHLNRALVVERELLARERWEQVSAVPVPKAGGSMAAYAFRRLREPCLVEAVQADAGIDIGDTLIGMHVRRVAVPFRPSVRTLGGAHVNAAFSRPKLIGGARAVYALEQTGALSAARPDATADHCL from the coding sequence ATGGCGCAGGATGCCCATTCATTGGCGGACGGCATGGAAGCTATCGTGCGGGAACTGGCGGCGGCGGCAAATTTGCGGTCCGGACAATGCGTCGTCTTTGGCGTAAGCACCAGTGAAGTAGGCGGCGCGAGAATCGGCACCGCGGGCTCGGAAGAGATTGCGGCGGCCCTCTATGCCGGGATTGAGCGCGTCCGTGCGGAAATCGGATTTTATGCGCTGTTTCAATGCTGCGAGCATTTGAACCGGGCGCTTGTCGTGGAGCGCGAGCTTCTGGCGCGGGAGCGATGGGAGCAGGTTTCAGCCGTGCCGGTGCCGAAAGCGGGCGGCTCCATGGCGGCTTACGCATTTCGCCGCTTGCGCGAGCCTTGTTTGGTTGAAGCGGTGCAGGCGGACGCCGGGATCGATATCGGCGACACGTTAATCGGGATGCACGTGCGCCGGGTTGCCGTCCCGTTTCGCCCGTCCGTTCGCACGCTCGGCGGCGCGCATGTGAATGCGGCCTTTTCCCGCCCGAAATTGATCGGCGGGGCGCGGGCAGTGTATGCGTTGGAACAAACCGGAGCTTTATCCGCCGCCCGTCCCGACGCTACCGCAGATCATTGTTTATAA
- the rpiB gene encoding ribose 5-phosphate isomerase B, translated as MKIAIGADHGGYELKKEIVAFLEKNGHTVEDVGCDCEKSVDYPDYAVPVCTKVIAREADRGILICGTGIGMSIAANKMPGIRCALVHDVFSAKATREHNDSNVLAMGARVIGPGLAEEIVKTWIGTEFSREERHKNRISKIKAIEDKYALHP; from the coding sequence ATGAAAATCGCCATTGGCGCCGATCATGGCGGGTATGAATTGAAAAAAGAAATCGTTGCGTTTCTGGAAAAAAACGGTCATACGGTCGAAGATGTCGGCTGCGATTGTGAAAAATCGGTCGATTATCCGGATTACGCCGTGCCGGTTTGCACGAAGGTGATCGCCAGGGAAGCGGATCGGGGAATTCTCATTTGCGGCACCGGCATCGGCATGAGCATCGCCGCCAATAAAATGCCGGGGATTCGCTGCGCTCTCGTCCATGACGTTTTTTCGGCAAAGGCGACCCGGGAGCATAACGATTCGAACGTGCTCGCCATGGGCGCGCGGGTGATCGGGCCCGGTTTGGCCGAGGAAATCGTCAAAACGTGGATCGGGACGGAATTTTCCCGCGAAGAGCGGCATAAAAACCGAATCAGTAAAATCAAGGCCATCGAAGATAAATATGCGCTTCATCCATAA